One segment of Caldalkalibacillus thermarum DNA contains the following:
- a CDS encoding Crp/Fnr family transcriptional regulator, producing the protein MKLKPGQVLFHQGDTGSLYHLKEGLLKIVRVKEDGTSTLVNLILPGEIFPHHSLLTQKEYFGTAVALLNSEVEIITSDSWYHELDQNPERLKEIALVLQEKLRMMQQRIDQLTAVKPAERFELAERWFRRHFPHLVLADVLNQEEIGQFIGVRRETVNRLLRKRCRP; encoded by the coding sequence ATGAAACTGAAACCGGGTCAAGTTTTGTTTCATCAAGGCGACACAGGCTCCCTTTATCACCTTAAAGAGGGCTTGCTTAAAATTGTCCGTGTGAAGGAGGATGGCACCTCCACACTGGTCAACCTGATTCTTCCGGGGGAAATTTTTCCCCATCATTCATTGTTGACACAAAAGGAGTATTTTGGCACCGCGGTTGCCCTTCTCAATAGTGAAGTGGAGATCATCACCAGTGACAGCTGGTATCACGAGCTGGACCAAAACCCGGAGCGCCTGAAAGAGATTGCTTTGGTGTTGCAGGAAAAATTAAGGATGATGCAGCAGCGGATTGACCAGCTGACGGCGGTGAAACCAGCGGAACGGTTTGAGCTAGCAGAACGGTGGTTCAGGCGTCATTTTCCCCATTTAGTGCTGGCCGATGTGCTCAACCAGGAAGAAATCGGCCAGTTCATCGGTGTGCGGCGTGAGACGGTCAACCGCTTGCTCAGGAAGCGTTGCCGTCCATAG